In one Pseudarthrobacter oxydans genomic region, the following are encoded:
- a CDS encoding signal peptidase I, with the protein MTNRLARTLSAVLLTLVAGLLGLAALSFGAGQLAVVVTEGVSMQPVYHEGDLVVIAKAQSYSKGDIAAYKLTNGYDVALHRIIGGDPQHFVLQGDNNASVDPTQPGAADLVGRAVLHIPQAGTWLRILTSPPVLGTIAFALVAGGGTAATTRKLRRKRRSTVSRHISDRPATRHSAAGLSAGSLPPSLRIPAAVVGLLGIMGAALGAAAWAGPLDVPSSAEIKSGTSMTFAYTADVGRTAAYDDTTATSPDPIFRKLANRVDVSFAYKGDPGTVAVTAELTSPSGWHSTVPLSGPESFTGNTYEGTVTLDLNALEDKAEAAAAVTGVSAAPVSIALTPRVTTESGAEFKPNLPLTLTPLQLSLVGGEQALTVTDSATSQQTVLAPRTIGFNGWNITAATARVVSALLLFAVIVAGAVLLALARRTAPLDEAAGIRRRYSSLLVRVHPMTAPQGRPVIDVTGFATLAKLAERYGLLVLHWNRSGVETFIVQDESTTYRYRTGGGRSPAVDPAPAGDETFFADAANPERSA; encoded by the coding sequence GCCGGCCAGTTGGCGGTTGTGGTCACCGAGGGCGTCAGCATGCAGCCCGTTTACCATGAAGGCGACCTCGTCGTCATCGCCAAAGCCCAGTCATACTCCAAGGGCGACATCGCCGCATACAAGCTCACCAACGGTTACGACGTGGCTCTCCACAGAATCATCGGCGGGGATCCCCAGCATTTCGTCCTTCAAGGCGACAACAACGCATCTGTCGACCCCACGCAACCAGGTGCCGCAGACCTCGTGGGTCGCGCTGTCCTCCACATTCCTCAGGCCGGGACCTGGCTGAGGATTCTGACCAGCCCCCCAGTTCTCGGAACCATCGCCTTCGCCTTGGTCGCCGGAGGCGGCACGGCCGCCACCACCCGGAAGTTACGCAGAAAGAGGAGAAGCACCGTGTCCCGCCACATCAGCGACCGCCCCGCCACACGCCACTCGGCAGCAGGCCTTTCGGCCGGCAGCCTTCCCCCATCACTGCGGATCCCCGCAGCCGTTGTGGGCCTCCTCGGGATCATGGGCGCGGCGCTGGGTGCCGCAGCCTGGGCCGGACCCCTCGACGTGCCCTCGTCCGCCGAGATCAAGAGCGGCACCAGCATGACGTTCGCCTACACCGCCGACGTCGGCCGGACCGCCGCCTACGACGACACCACCGCCACCTCCCCGGACCCGATCTTCCGCAAACTCGCCAACCGGGTTGATGTCAGCTTCGCCTACAAGGGCGACCCTGGAACCGTGGCCGTTACTGCGGAACTGACCAGCCCCAGCGGCTGGCACTCAACGGTGCCGCTGTCCGGCCCGGAGTCATTCACCGGCAACACCTATGAAGGCACGGTCACCCTGGACCTCAACGCCCTCGAAGACAAAGCCGAGGCGGCCGCGGCGGTCACCGGGGTGAGCGCCGCCCCTGTATCAATCGCCCTCACGCCGCGGGTGACCACGGAATCGGGCGCAGAGTTCAAGCCCAACCTTCCGCTGACCCTGACGCCGCTCCAGCTCTCCCTTGTTGGCGGCGAGCAGGCCCTCACCGTCACGGACAGCGCCACCAGCCAGCAGACCGTCCTGGCGCCCAGGACCATTGGATTCAATGGCTGGAACATCACCGCTGCCACCGCCCGCGTCGTGTCCGCCCTGCTGCTGTTCGCGGTCATCGTGGCCGGGGCTGTGCTGTTGGCACTGGCACGCCGCACTGCGCCGCTGGATGAAGCCGCGGGCATTCGGCGCCGTTACTCATCACTCCTGGTCCGTGTGCATCCGATGACTGCGCCCCAGGGGCGGCCGGTCATCGACGTGACCGGTTTCGCAACGCTCGCAAAGCTGGCCGAACGCTACGGACTCCTGGTCCTGCACTGGAACCGCAGCGGCGTGGAAACCTTCATTGTGCAGGACGAAAGCACCACCTACCGCTACCGCACGGGGGGAGGCCGGTCTCCCGCCGTCGACCCTGCTCCGGCAGGGGATGAGACCTTCTTCGCGGACGCCGCCAATCCGGAGCGGAGCGCTTAG
- a CDS encoding ATP-binding protein, giving the protein MSQASVLEKDSAGGTVTDDLMHEFRTWGLAGCIYGLAMPLRQQGVRVHLETPHHGLEISAACAILLYRAGQEILTNAFRHSNATEMTVRLEAVYHGIRLTISDDGIGFSPESQAEASRNHRYGVCLMTMAVNEAHGFVSVDSAPGRGTKVAVTIPLD; this is encoded by the coding sequence ATGAGCCAGGCATCAGTACTGGAAAAGGACAGCGCCGGCGGCACCGTCACCGACGACCTCATGCATGAATTCCGCACCTGGGGTCTCGCGGGATGCATCTACGGGCTGGCCATGCCGCTGCGGCAGCAGGGCGTTCGTGTGCATCTGGAAACTCCGCACCACGGCCTCGAGATTTCGGCGGCCTGCGCTATCCTGCTCTACCGCGCCGGGCAGGAAATCCTCACCAATGCGTTCAGGCACTCCAATGCAACCGAAATGACCGTCCGGCTCGAGGCCGTCTACCACGGCATCCGCCTGACCATCTCTGACGACGGCATTGGCTTCAGCCCGGAAAGCCAGGCCGAAGCCTCCCGGAACCACCGATACGGGGTGTGCTTGATGACGATGGCCGTCAACGAAGCCCACGGCTTCGTGAGCGTTGACTCTGCTCCGGGCAGGGGAACCAAGGTCGCCGTCACCATTCCCCTGGATTAG
- a CDS encoding M23 family metallopeptidase, whose product MAKHLARAAARRSRQHRRHACRLTISGGTGVLALLAMGLQANGSVPAAQYAPGHTSVGFAATAGHGFAAETALAQAAGSTLHAVSARADASLTYSRSIVHTEAKKETGKLSAASTASQRPAAGTLMAPLEALLPSSPYGLRTSPITGRAGEFHWGLDFSASCGTRVHSADAGVVRAVGWHQWGGGNRVEVDHGNGLITTYNHLEGIAVRTGQSVQAGDVIAKVGTTGASTGCHLHFETVLNGSHTDPAKWTLVPLHSPDPKADITMADYRSADGTKPAPAWVVSVEQSRRHESAGHGHGPAEAGPAAVTSSPRVDASAPPALAPAPTTSPAVAPASAATASPTAIPSATATAATPSPMITAAP is encoded by the coding sequence TTGGCAAAACATCTAGCGCGGGCTGCTGCCCGCCGCAGCCGGCAGCACCGGCGGCATGCCTGCCGGCTGACGATCAGCGGAGGTACAGGCGTGCTGGCCCTGCTCGCTATGGGACTTCAGGCAAACGGCTCGGTTCCTGCTGCTCAATATGCGCCAGGGCACACTTCCGTCGGTTTTGCAGCCACAGCCGGCCACGGCTTCGCAGCGGAGACGGCGCTTGCGCAGGCAGCCGGCTCAACCTTGCACGCTGTCTCGGCCCGGGCCGATGCTTCGCTGACCTACAGCCGCTCCATCGTCCATACCGAGGCGAAGAAGGAGACCGGGAAACTCAGTGCCGCCTCAACCGCCTCGCAGCGCCCAGCGGCCGGAACCCTGATGGCACCGCTGGAGGCACTTCTCCCCAGTTCGCCCTATGGACTCCGGACGAGTCCGATCACCGGAAGAGCGGGGGAATTCCACTGGGGCCTCGATTTCTCCGCATCCTGCGGCACGCGCGTCCACTCGGCGGATGCCGGCGTCGTACGGGCAGTGGGTTGGCACCAGTGGGGCGGCGGCAACCGGGTTGAAGTGGACCATGGCAACGGGCTGATCACCACCTACAACCACCTCGAAGGCATAGCTGTCCGGACGGGCCAGTCCGTCCAGGCCGGCGACGTTATCGCCAAGGTCGGCACAACCGGCGCCTCAACGGGATGCCATCTCCATTTCGAAACGGTCTTGAACGGCAGCCACACCGACCCTGCTAAATGGACACTGGTGCCGCTGCATTCTCCCGATCCCAAGGCCGATATCACGATGGCCGACTACCGGAGCGCCGACGGAACGAAACCTGCGCCGGCATGGGTAGTCTCCGTTGAACAGAGCCGTAGGCATGAATCGGCTGGCCACGGCCACGGTCCCGCGGAAGCCGGACCGGCGGCCGTGACTTCTTCGCCCCGAGTCGACGCCTCGGCGCCACCGGCACTTGCACCCGCCCCGACGACGTCGCCGGCTGTGGCGCCCGCCTCCGCAGCTACAGCATCCCCGACGGCGATCCCTTCCGCCACCGCGACGGCGGCCACCCCTTCGCCGATGATCACCGCGGCACCGTAG
- a CDS encoding EAL domain-containing protein → MRSFVGSHLLLCVLSVQAAFALAVAAGWHSLAHGFPQPQAGPVLVCAVAGGLILVAVVTAARGVRAQARERDRSSAVSNLMETVSDTSSEWVWAVDGQENFSYSSGASAALLGYEPGELIGRPVSTVIGPNELAGARQAVADARGDHGTDWKGVRISYRHRNGTSVWMEVSGRARPTRNGARPRYEGTSRPLAAQAVQPLIEGHVRERIESTVRGGSILTAFQPIYELGTGTMTGVEALTRFPSDDGRSPEHWFSDAASVGLGGHLEFAALEAALFRTAKLPEHLYVALNLSPDTCLDPRLPMLLERSGLAAHRIVLELTERLPVAEYTPLLSALAPLRRRGLKIAVDDAGSGFSSMRHILRLRPDIIKLDRSLVAGLDSDHAQRALGAAMVTFAQEIGAQIVAEGIETMAELATVTRLGMTSAQGYFLGRPSLHPGEWESWKEARISGAA, encoded by the coding sequence ATGCGGTCATTTGTCGGCAGCCACCTGCTGCTCTGCGTCCTAAGCGTGCAGGCCGCATTTGCCCTGGCCGTAGCCGCAGGTTGGCACTCCTTGGCCCACGGCTTTCCGCAGCCACAGGCAGGGCCCGTTCTGGTCTGCGCAGTTGCCGGAGGGTTGATCCTCGTTGCCGTGGTCACTGCCGCGCGGGGCGTCCGTGCCCAGGCCCGGGAACGCGACCGTAGCAGCGCTGTTTCCAACCTCATGGAGACCGTCTCCGACACCAGCAGCGAATGGGTGTGGGCCGTGGACGGCCAGGAGAATTTCAGCTACTCAAGCGGGGCCAGCGCCGCACTCCTCGGGTATGAACCTGGCGAGCTGATCGGCAGGCCGGTCAGCACTGTCATTGGACCGAACGAACTCGCCGGGGCGCGGCAGGCCGTGGCAGACGCCCGCGGCGATCATGGTACGGACTGGAAAGGGGTCCGGATTTCCTACCGCCACCGCAATGGCACATCCGTGTGGATGGAAGTATCCGGCAGGGCACGGCCCACCAGGAACGGGGCCCGCCCCCGCTATGAAGGAACCAGCCGGCCCCTGGCCGCCCAGGCGGTGCAACCGCTCATCGAAGGGCACGTCCGGGAACGCATCGAGAGCACCGTCCGGGGCGGAAGCATCCTCACCGCCTTTCAACCCATTTACGAACTTGGCACCGGAACCATGACCGGAGTGGAAGCGCTCACCCGGTTCCCCAGTGATGACGGCAGAAGCCCGGAGCACTGGTTCAGCGATGCCGCCAGCGTTGGACTCGGGGGACACCTTGAATTTGCGGCCCTGGAGGCTGCCCTGTTTAGGACCGCGAAGCTCCCCGAACACCTCTATGTGGCGCTGAACCTCTCACCCGATACCTGCCTGGACCCCCGACTGCCGATGCTGCTGGAGCGGTCCGGTCTGGCCGCCCACCGGATAGTTCTGGAACTGACAGAAAGACTGCCAGTGGCTGAGTACACGCCGCTGCTGTCCGCGCTGGCCCCCCTGCGGCGCCGGGGCCTGAAGATTGCCGTCGACGACGCCGGCTCCGGCTTCTCATCAATGCGCCACATCCTCCGGCTCCGGCCCGACATTATTAAGCTCGACCGCAGCCTGGTTGCGGGGCTTGACAGCGACCATGCCCAGCGGGCGCTCGGTGCCGCCATGGTTACATTCGCCCAGGAAATCGGGGCCCAGATCGTGGCAGAAGGTATTGAGACCATGGCCGAACTGGCTACCGTTACGAGGCTGGGGATGACATCGGCGCAAGGTTACTTCCTGGGCCGTCCCAGCCTCCATCCCGGCGAATGGGAGAGCTGGAAGGAAGCCCGCATCAGCGGCGCCGCGTGA
- a CDS encoding MinD/ParA family protein — translation MSDPADQNARANAEDAGQPPLRRRRDLRRVDGGPADVRTGTMPAVPPAPSSPPEAGVPLTRRTSWAEAAAAADAAQPASAVPPPTRPPAAALTAAQDTLSSVAGAPAGEALPPPSAVPAEAPAFRRVRPTVADSIAESPMPDFISSPGLFVKEQKPRPVGGIRGAIYSMTGGAWNLGPSARQRQEDELGRRISRQLQGSYNTAILSLKGGIGKTSTTVGVGLTLAEYRGDAPCAIDANPDSGDLVERALGEGIYQQSSPRTITDLLKNIDSIDSLTALARYMHHAGRLHLIAGEQDPEVSDSLTAAEYLRIRKLISSYYSVALTDCGTGVTHNAMSGILQSADNLVIAAGYAVSGAKRARSTLHWLASHGYEELARNAIVVITDKDEVSSRVDKDAIEEHLAGICRELIAVPHDRGVADGDLVTLDVLKPETRRAYKEIAAAIVDGYR, via the coding sequence ATGTCCGATCCGGCGGATCAGAATGCGCGCGCCAATGCAGAAGATGCAGGACAGCCGCCACTGCGACGACGCCGCGACCTTCGTCGCGTCGATGGCGGGCCGGCGGATGTCCGGACAGGAACCATGCCAGCCGTACCGCCCGCCCCGTCCAGCCCGCCTGAAGCCGGAGTGCCGCTGACACGCCGGACCTCGTGGGCAGAAGCTGCCGCGGCCGCCGATGCCGCGCAGCCAGCCTCTGCTGTCCCGCCTCCCACCCGGCCACCTGCAGCCGCCCTGACGGCCGCGCAGGACACCCTCTCCTCCGTCGCCGGTGCGCCTGCTGGGGAAGCCCTCCCACCGCCGTCGGCCGTCCCTGCTGAAGCTCCCGCGTTCCGCCGCGTCCGGCCTACTGTTGCAGACAGCATTGCTGAGAGCCCTATGCCGGACTTCATCAGCTCGCCGGGGCTGTTCGTAAAGGAGCAGAAGCCGCGGCCCGTGGGCGGCATCCGGGGTGCCATCTACAGCATGACCGGCGGCGCCTGGAACCTGGGCCCCAGTGCCAGGCAGCGCCAGGAGGACGAGCTGGGCCGGCGCATCTCGCGACAGTTGCAGGGCAGCTACAACACCGCGATCCTGAGCCTCAAAGGCGGCATCGGCAAGACCTCCACCACCGTGGGCGTGGGCCTGACGCTGGCCGAATACCGCGGGGACGCCCCCTGCGCCATCGATGCGAACCCGGACTCCGGAGACCTGGTGGAACGCGCGCTGGGCGAGGGCATTTACCAGCAGTCCAGCCCGCGCACCATTACAGACCTCCTGAAAAACATCGACTCCATCGACTCGCTGACAGCCCTGGCCCGGTACATGCACCACGCCGGCCGGCTGCACCTGATCGCGGGGGAGCAGGACCCGGAGGTCTCGGATTCACTCACGGCGGCTGAGTACCTGCGGATCCGCAAACTCATTTCCAGCTACTACTCCGTGGCGCTGACCGACTGCGGCACGGGCGTGACGCACAACGCCATGAGCGGGATCCTGCAGTCAGCGGACAACCTGGTGATCGCCGCAGGCTATGCAGTGAGCGGTGCCAAACGTGCCCGCAGCACCCTGCACTGGCTGGCCAGCCACGGCTACGAGGAGCTGGCCCGGAACGCCATCGTGGTGATCACGGACAAGGACGAAGTCTCCTCCCGCGTGGACAAGGACGCCATCGAGGAACACCTCGCCGGGATCTGCCGCGAGCTCATTGCCGTCCCGCACGACCGCGGCGTGGCCGACGGCGACCTCGTCACCCTGGATGTGCTCAAACCTGAGACCCGGCGTGCCTACAAAGAGATCGCCGCTGCAATCGTGGACGGGTACCGGTAG